In Thalassophryne amazonica chromosome 4, fThaAma1.1, whole genome shotgun sequence, a genomic segment contains:
- the ets1 gene encoding protein C-ets-1 isoform X2, translating into MVMTAAVDMKPTLTIIKAEKMDDTDCGDVPLLTPGSKEMVSQALKATFSGFTKVQLRLDIPKDPRQWTENHVIEWLTWIVNDFSLKNVDFDKFCMNGASLCAMGKERFLDLAPDFVGDILWEHLEMLQKEDTKHYPINGLTSSFQESRYTSDYFVSCGIEHAQCVPPSEYSEPGFITESYQTLHPISSEDLISLKYESEYPAAILRDAPLNSLQGDYYSVKQEVLSPDNMCLGRLSRGKLGGQDSFESIESFDSCDRLTQSWSSQSSFSSLQRVPSYDSFDSEDYPSALHSQKPKGTFKDYVRERSDLSKDKPVIPAAALAGYTGSGPIQLWQFLLELLTDKSCQSFISWTGDGWEFKLSDPDEVARRWGKRKNKPKMNYEKLSRGLRYYYDKNIIHKTSGKRYVYRFVCDLKSLLGYTPEELHAMLDVKPDTDE; encoded by the exons ATACAGATTGTGGAGATGTGCCTCTGCTAACTCCTGGAAGTAAAGAGATGGTGTCCCAGGCTTTGAAGGCTACCTTCAGTGGCTTCACAAAGGTACAGCTGCGGCTTGACATTCCAAAAG ATCCCAGACAGTGGACGGAAAACCATGTGATTGAGTGGTTGACATGGATAGTGAATGATTTCAGTCTGAAGAATGTTGACTTTGACAAATTCTGCATGAATGGGGCCAGCTTGTGTGCCATGGGCAAGGAGCGCTTTCTGGATTTGGCACCGGACTTTGTGGGCGACATCCTTTGGGAACATTTAGAGATGCTTCAGAAAG AGGATACAAAGCATTACCCCATCAATGGACTGACCTCCTCCTTCCAGGAATCCCGTTATACCTCAGACTACTTTGTCA GCTGTGGCATTGAGCATGCCCAGTGTGTCCCTCCATCTGAGTACTCAGAGCCAGGCTTCATCACAGAGTCTTACCAGACACTTCACCCAATCAGCTCAGAGGACTTGATATcgctcaaatatgagagtgaataTCCTGCCGCCATCTTACGGGATGCGCCCCTCAACTCCCTGCAAGGGGACTACTACTCAGTCAAGCAGGAGGTTTTATCCCCTGACAACATGTGCTTGGGACGCCTCAGCAGAG GTAAACTGGGTGGTCAGGACTCTTTTGAGAGTATTGAGAGCTTTGACAGCTGTGATCGGTTGACCCAGTCATGGAGCAGCCAGTCTTCATTCAGCAGCCTGCAGCGAGTACCCTCTTACGACAGTTTTGACTCAGAGGATTACCCCAGTGCCCTGCACAGCCAGAAGCCAAAGGGTACCTTCAAAGACTATGTGAGGGAGCGCTCTGACCTCAGCAAGGATAAACCCGTCATTCCCGCAGCTGCACTGGCAGGGTACACAG GCAGTGGTCCCATCCAGCTGTGGCAGTTTCTACTGGAGCTCCTGACCGACAAGTCGTGTCAGTCCTTCATCAGTTGGACAGGCGATGGTTGGGAGTTCAAGCTATCTGACCCTGATGAG GTTGCTCGGAGGTGGGGTAAGAGGAAAAACAAGCCCAAGATGAACTATGAGAAGCTGAGTCGTGGCCTGCGCTACTACTATGACAAAAATATAATCCACAAGACATCAGGAAAGCGCTATGTCTACCGTTTTGTCTGTGACTTAAAAAGCTTGCTGGGGTACACTCCTGAAGAGCTGCATGCAATGTTGGATGTCAAGCCGGACACTGATGAATGA